Proteins from a genomic interval of Flammeovirgaceae bacterium SG7u.111:
- a CDS encoding DnaJ domain-containing protein, with the protein MRDYYKILGVSEGATPVEIKKAYKRLALRYHPDRTGNDTKAGEYFKLVNEAYQVLSDEERKMGYDILRRYQILQAEAIVSNASVEAERPKRHQRTSQRARTNRGAGRYYDRRKAEKENTAIAFLVILSISFIILFYYMVSTYLENERMEERRAYRASLFSEAQYKYTIKDYEGAVAELDTLLDDMPDNGAAYDLKDRVIDDIGLNAKRSFDDGKYEQALVYYEMLNRLNELRGKDLKFRLGECLEAQGLFEEAIGQYKEILDTNPREIEAHYKIGKVYYEGVKDLNKAEEFFANASRLAIAFYKTSYGAAYTIVLDPSELSHLHFELFINKARLHLSQGNLEQAHYDCNWALILRPNIALGYLISGNIYLEEGKSVQACLEWAKAISLGNKVALGKKKEYCK; encoded by the coding sequence ATGAGGGATTACTATAAGATATTAGGGGTAAGTGAGGGGGCTACGCCAGTAGAGATAAAGAAGGCGTATAAGAGGCTGGCATTGAGATATCACCCTGATCGTACAGGAAATGATACCAAGGCTGGTGAGTATTTTAAATTGGTGAATGAAGCGTATCAGGTGCTTTCGGACGAGGAGAGAAAGATGGGGTATGATATCTTAAGAAGGTATCAAATATTGCAAGCTGAAGCTATAGTTAGTAATGCAAGTGTAGAGGCTGAAAGACCAAAAAGACACCAAAGAACCTCTCAAAGAGCGAGGACAAACCGTGGTGCAGGTAGGTATTATGATAGGAGAAAAGCGGAAAAAGAGAATACCGCAATTGCGTTTTTGGTGATTTTATCTATATCCTTCATTATCCTGTTTTACTATATGGTGTCTACCTATTTGGAAAATGAACGGATGGAAGAAAGGAGGGCTTATAGGGCTAGCCTTTTCAGTGAGGCTCAGTATAAGTATACGATTAAAGATTATGAGGGTGCAGTGGCTGAGTTGGACACCTTGCTTGATGATATGCCTGATAATGGGGCTGCTTATGACTTGAAAGACAGGGTTATAGATGATATTGGGCTAAATGCTAAGAGGAGTTTTGATGACGGTAAATATGAGCAGGCATTGGTTTATTATGAGATGCTCAACAGGCTAAACGAGTTAAGGGGGAAGGATTTGAAGTTTAGGTTGGGTGAATGCTTAGAGGCTCAAGGTTTATTTGAGGAGGCTATTGGTCAGTACAAAGAGATATTAGATACAAACCCAAGAGAGATAGAAGCGCATTATAAAATAGGAAAGGTATATTATGAAGGGGTTAAGGACTTAAATAAGGCGGAAGAGTTTTTTGCAAATGCCTCTAGGTTGGCTATAGCATTTTATAAAACAAGTTATGGTGCTGCTTATACAATTGTGTTAGACCCAAGTGAGCTATCCCATCTTCATTTCGAGTTATTTATCAATAAAGCTAGGTTGCACTTATCTCAAGGGAATTTGGAGCAGGCTCATTACGATTGTAATTGGGCTTTGATATTGCGTCCAAATATTGCCTTGGGTTATTTGATAAGTGGAAATATTTATTTGGAAGAAGGAAAAAGTGTGCAGGCTTGTTTGGAATGGGCAAAAGCAATTAGTTTAGGAAATAAAGTAGCTTTGGGAAAAAAGAAAGAATATTGTAAATAA
- the tsaB gene encoding tRNA (adenosine(37)-N6)-threonylcarbamoyltransferase complex dimerization subunit type 1 TsaB yields MILSIETSTPVCSVALHEKGELVSYMELRVGQSHSGQLTMMVDNILERAAVSYEKIEAVAVSEGPGSYTGLRIGVSTAKGICYANELPLLNVGTLDSMALAMGKNAGEEEVVCPMLDARRMEVYCAIYQNRKLLKGVEAKVIDEESFSDLYKHKKLLLGGPGSEKCKGVLISSNIAFIDGVGPSAKEIGELAWEKYQNQDFADLAYFEPFYLKAFLAKKPSKKPF; encoded by the coding sequence ATGATACTAAGTATAGAAACATCTACTCCAGTTTGTTCAGTTGCTCTTCATGAGAAAGGAGAATTGGTCAGTTATATGGAGTTGAGGGTTGGTCAATCTCATTCTGGGCAACTGACGATGATGGTTGACAATATACTAGAGAGGGCAGCGGTGTCATACGAAAAAATTGAGGCAGTGGCGGTGTCGGAAGGTCCTGGTTCTTATACAGGTTTGAGGATTGGGGTGTCTACAGCAAAGGGAATTTGCTATGCTAACGAGCTTCCCTTGCTAAATGTGGGCACGCTAGATTCTATGGCGTTAGCGATGGGCAAAAATGCTGGGGAGGAAGAGGTTGTATGTCCTATGCTAGATGCGAGGCGTATGGAGGTTTATTGTGCTATTTACCAAAATAGAAAGCTACTGAAGGGAGTAGAGGCAAAGGTGATTGATGAAGAAAGTTTTTCTGATCTATATAAACACAAGAAACTGTTGCTTGGAGGGCCTGGAAGTGAAAAGTGTAAAGGGGTGCTTATCTCTTCAAACATAGCATTTATAGATGGGGTAGGGCCATCGGCTAAGGAGATAGGTGAACTTGCTTGGGAAAAGTACCAAAACCAAGATTTTGCCGACTTGGCATATTTCGAACCCTTCTATTTGAAAGCCTTTTTAGCAAAGAAACCTTCGAAAAAACCTTTTTAA